In Candidatus Cohnella colombiensis, one DNA window encodes the following:
- a CDS encoding ring-cleaving dioxygenase → MTHQTAGIHHITAFVDRVQETVDYYASALGLRLVKQTINFDAPEVYHLYFGNEWGSPGTIITFFPSPGSQKGTIGGGQVGYTTYVVPEGTLDWWEARLKKFNIPITRMERFGEQYLRFPDLSGLQLEIVARAEGPASTWAFGGVPADKAIKGFGGAVLYSTDPVKTAMTLEQVLGLERVEMDGDYMRFKGAGDLGNLIDLDLTKHKWGQGGSGIVHHIAWRAKDDEDQLKYRELAATSGLQPTPVVDRQYFNAVYFREQGGILFEIATDPPGFAHDESVETMGAKLMLPAWYEQYRDQIIAGLEPFEVRVLEEDL, encoded by the coding sequence ATGACACATCAAACAGCAGGAATCCATCATATCACCGCATTCGTAGACAGGGTGCAGGAAACAGTTGATTATTATGCAAGTGCGCTTGGACTTCGTCTAGTGAAACAGACCATTAACTTCGATGCACCAGAGGTTTATCATTTATATTTTGGAAATGAATGGGGTAGCCCAGGAACGATTATTACCTTTTTCCCATCGCCTGGATCACAAAAAGGCACGATTGGTGGTGGGCAGGTGGGATACACAACTTATGTCGTACCAGAAGGCACACTGGACTGGTGGGAAGCACGTCTGAAAAAATTTAATATTCCGATCACGCGTATGGAACGGTTCGGTGAACAATATTTGCGTTTCCCTGACCTCTCTGGCTTACAGCTTGAAATCGTTGCACGTGCGGAAGGACCGGCAAGCACGTGGGCTTTCGGCGGCGTACCTGCAGATAAGGCTATTAAAGGCTTCGGAGGTGCAGTGCTTTACAGCACCGATCCAGTTAAAACAGCGATGACGCTTGAGCAGGTGCTTGGGCTAGAGCGCGTCGAGATGGATGGCGACTATATGCGCTTTAAGGGTGCTGGTGACTTAGGGAATTTGATTGACTTGGATTTAACGAAGCATAAGTGGGGACAAGGTGGATCGGGTATCGTTCATCATATCGCATGGCGTGCTAAAGATGATGAAGATCAGCTGAAATACCGTGAATTAGCAGCGACGAGCGGTCTGCAACCTACGCCCGTTGTTGATCGTCAATATTTCAATGCTGTGTATTTCCGTGAGCAGGGTGGCATATTGTTCGAGATTGCGACTGATCCTCCGGGCTTCGCTCATGATGAATCTGTCGAAACGATGGGTGCCAAGCTCATGCTTCCAGCGTGGTATGAGCAATATCGCGATCAAATTATTGCAGGTTTAGAACCGTTTGAGGTTCGCGTGTTGGAGGAGGATTTATGA
- a CDS encoding MarR family transcriptional regulator, which yields MENAKNASLSVYIALNRASEWLNAHADRDIRNHGLNRTEFGVLELLYHKGSQPLQQIGGKVLMSSGNITYVVDKLEKKCLVQRQTSSADRRLIYAEITEQGKQFIEQVFPKHARLIEEIVQVLSIDEQETLSDLLKKLGKFAQEEWKK from the coding sequence ATGGAAAATGCGAAGAACGCATCACTCAGTGTATACATTGCACTGAACAGAGCAAGCGAATGGCTAAACGCTCACGCGGACCGCGACATACGGAATCATGGCTTGAATCGTACCGAATTTGGTGTGCTTGAGCTTTTGTATCATAAAGGGTCGCAGCCCTTGCAGCAAATCGGCGGTAAAGTGCTCATGAGCAGCGGCAATATTACGTATGTCGTAGATAAGCTGGAAAAGAAATGCCTCGTTCAGCGACAGACGTCCTCCGCCGATCGCAGGCTCATCTATGCTGAAATTACAGAGCAGGGCAAACAGTTTATCGAACAAGTATTTCCGAAGCATGCACGTTTAATCGAGGAAATCGTTCAAGTACTTTCGATAGATGAGCAAGAGACGCTAAGTGATTTATTGAAGAAGCTAGGCAAATTTGCACAAGAGGAGTGGAAGAAATGA
- a CDS encoding LLM class flavin-dependent oxidoreductase — translation MTTHSSSPLSHNTLNDIPLSILDLAPVIQGGTVADTFHRSLVLAQHAERLGFHRYWLAEHHNMPGIASSATSLLISHIAAGTERIRVGSGGIMLPNHAPLVIAEQFGTLETLYPGRIDLGLGRAPGSDHATARALRRGLGSDGQQFPAQLQELRSYFQPDDSAVVHAHPGEGLHIPIWLLGSSGFSAQLASQLGLPFAFASHFAPDYLLPAIEAYRAEFKPSAQLERPYVMVGTNIIVADTDEEAQRLATSQYQSFLGIIRGHRGYLQPPVDSMDTLWSAQEEQYVLQMLRYSAIGNPETVRAKLIAMLADTNADELIVAGQIYDHNARVKSYELLAELVKTK, via the coding sequence ATGACTACACATTCTTCATCTCCATTATCTCACAACACTCTTAACGATATACCGCTTTCGATACTTGATCTAGCCCCGGTTATTCAAGGAGGTACTGTCGCCGATACTTTCCATCGTTCCTTGGTACTTGCACAGCACGCTGAGCGACTTGGATTTCATCGTTACTGGCTTGCAGAGCACCATAACATGCCGGGAATTGCAAGCTCGGCAACATCGCTCCTGATCAGTCATATTGCTGCTGGTACAGAGCGTATTCGCGTCGGCTCAGGAGGCATTATGCTGCCGAACCATGCACCGTTAGTGATCGCCGAACAATTCGGAACATTAGAAACACTATATCCTGGACGGATCGATCTTGGACTCGGTCGCGCACCGGGATCAGATCACGCGACAGCGAGAGCGCTTCGTCGTGGACTAGGTAGCGATGGTCAACAATTTCCTGCGCAGCTTCAAGAGCTTCGTAGTTATTTTCAACCCGATGATTCCGCGGTCGTACATGCGCATCCAGGTGAAGGGTTACACATCCCCATCTGGTTGTTAGGATCGAGTGGCTTTAGCGCACAACTAGCTTCACAGCTTGGTTTGCCGTTCGCATTCGCCAGCCATTTTGCACCTGACTATCTGCTTCCCGCGATCGAAGCGTATCGCGCAGAGTTCAAGCCCTCTGCACAGCTAGAGCGCCCTTATGTGATGGTGGGCACCAACATTATAGTTGCAGATACCGACGAAGAAGCACAGCGACTCGCAACTTCCCAATATCAAAGCTTCTTGGGCATTATTCGCGGTCACAGAGGTTATCTACAGCCACCCGTCGATTCTATGGATACCTTATGGAGCGCGCAGGAGGAGCAATATGTCCTTCAGATGCTGCGCTATTCAGCAATTGGCAACCCAGAAACAGTACGCGCCAAGCTGATCGCCATGCTCGCAGACACGAATGCGGATGAATTAATCGTCGCAGGTCAAATATACGATCATAATGCACGTGTGAAATCGTACGAATTGCTCGCCGAGCTTGTCAAAACCAAATAA
- the pepT gene encoding peptidase T, which yields MREELLERFIRYVKVDTQSNESNDTCPTTPGQLTLGNLLVDELKEIGMDEVTIDANGYVMATLPSNTDQQHVTTIGFLAHIDTATDMTGAGVSPKRVDNYDGNDIVLNREQSIVLSPQDFPALHNYKGHTLITTDGTTLLGADNKAGVAEIMTAMAFLIRNPDIKHGKVRVAFTPDEEIGRGPHRFDVAAFGAKYAYTVDGGPEGELEYESFNAASARITIKGKNVHPGTAKDKMINSAKIAMEINSKLPIAEAPEFTEGYEGFFHLISIHGDVEQTKLNYIIRDHNKDLFQGRKELISAIVDELRGKYGMERIELELKDQYYNMREKIEPVRAIVDIAHDAMTSLGIEPIVKPIRGGTDGSQLSYMGLPTPNLFTGGENYHGRFEFASADVMEKSVQVIVEIIKRFEQQGEV from the coding sequence TTGAGAGAAGAACTTCTGGAACGGTTTATCCGTTATGTCAAGGTCGATACTCAATCCAATGAGAGCAATGACACATGTCCGACGACTCCGGGGCAATTAACACTCGGTAATCTACTCGTCGATGAACTGAAAGAGATCGGGATGGATGAAGTTACAATCGATGCCAACGGTTATGTGATGGCAACGCTGCCTTCGAATACCGATCAGCAACACGTTACGACGATAGGCTTCCTTGCTCATATTGACACGGCAACAGATATGACCGGCGCAGGTGTAAGTCCAAAGCGGGTTGACAACTATGATGGAAATGACATCGTACTCAATCGTGAGCAAAGCATCGTGCTGTCTCCGCAAGATTTTCCTGCTCTGCACAATTACAAAGGTCATACTTTGATTACAACAGACGGTACCACTTTGCTTGGCGCCGACAATAAAGCTGGTGTTGCCGAAATCATGACCGCAATGGCTTTTTTGATTCGCAATCCAGACATTAAACATGGAAAGGTGCGCGTCGCTTTTACCCCCGATGAAGAGATTGGCAGAGGTCCGCATCGGTTCGACGTTGCCGCATTCGGCGCCAAATACGCCTATACGGTCGATGGTGGTCCAGAAGGTGAACTTGAGTACGAAAGCTTCAATGCCGCTTCGGCCCGTATTACGATTAAAGGGAAGAACGTGCACCCCGGCACTGCTAAGGATAAAATGATCAACTCCGCAAAAATTGCAATGGAAATAAACAGCAAGCTGCCCATTGCTGAAGCGCCAGAATTTACTGAGGGATACGAGGGTTTCTTCCACTTGATCTCGATTCATGGCGATGTGGAGCAAACAAAGCTGAACTACATTATTCGTGACCATAACAAAGATCTGTTTCAAGGACGGAAGGAGCTCATTTCGGCGATTGTTGACGAGTTGCGTGGCAAGTATGGTATGGAGCGAATCGAGCTTGAGCTCAAGGATCAGTACTATAACATGAGGGAGAAGATCGAGCCGGTACGCGCAATTGTCGATATCGCGCATGACGCGATGACGAGTCTCGGCATTGAGCCCATTGTAAAGCCAATACGCGGGGGAACGGACGGTTCGCAGCTGTCATATATGGGATTGCCTACACCTAATCTGTTTACGGGCGGAGAAAACTATCATGGGCGCTTCGAGTTTGCCTCTGCGGATGTGATGGAGAAGTCGGTCCAAGTTATTGTTGA